The DNA region NNNNNNNNNNNNNNNNNNNNNNNNNNNNNNNNNNNNNNNNNNNNNNNNNNNNNNNNNNNNNNNNNNNNNNNNNNNNNNNNNNNNNNNNNNNNNNNNNNNNNNNNNNNNNNNNNNNNNNNNNNNNNNNNNNNNNNNNNNNNNNNNNNNNNNNNNNNNNNNNNNNNNNNNNNNNNNNNNNNNNNNNNNNNNNNNNNNNNNNNNNNNNNNNNNNNNNNNNNNNNNNNNNNNNNNNNNNNNNNNNNNNNNNNNNNNNNNNNNNNNNNNNNNNNNNNNNNNNNNNNNNNNNNNNNNNNNNNNNNTGTTTTTCTCAAAATCCCATGACAGTAGAGCTCAGGTTCATAAGAGGAGCTAAGGCAGAAGGAGAGAACTTGCGAGCAAATAGGAAGCATAACGAAGTTGGCTCGTCATTGTAAAGACAATCCGTCTCGTTCTTCCTTATTGACTGTAGAAACTCTTCTGTGATATTAGCTGCAGCATATGTGGCTGGATGCGGACCGCCTATGGACCAATCAACCCATGTCACGCTTCTATTCGCGTTCATTGAACCGTGAAACATGTTCAAGAAAGTTGGGATGTAATGCTCGTCCGGGTAACAAGCTGGTCTGCAGAATTGTTTGAATAATGAGTAGTATTTCGAGTCTGAGATGATGTAGATGGCGATTTTACGGTTTACTTCAAACCACTGAGACCCTTTCCGCCAGTGATGGAGTTTGATATCTGGGAGCATCTTGCGGCTGTAACGACCACGTCCATAACGTGTTGGCTCGTCATAAGAGTCCACAAAACTGTAAGCAGAGTTTATTAGGTAATTGTAGACAGTTGAAAAGTTGTAGACTGGGACACAGCTCTCTGAGAGAAGCACAAAACGCTCATTTGAGAAGTCCAGCAATGCGTTGGCTAGAAGACGCTTCTCTGCGTCTGTCAATAGTGGGGATCCCCATTCaactttctgaaattttttaaaagtatagaaaaccatgagaaacaaaacagattCTCATTATTTGTAATCAACTAGATCTAGCAAAGAATGATACAGACTATTCATGATCTATCAAAGTATTGTCAGAGTATTTGAGATGGACCAGGTTGCATAAccaaagaaaattacaaaaccgGTTTCAGTGTCATGAAAAAGAAAGCCTTGTGCAGTTACCAGGATCATAGCGACATGTCCAGACAAtgaaagagaataaaattaCAACTTATATAATGTTTATATGAACTGGTATGTTTCCACTCTCACTCCTACATTTCAAGCTGTTCCAACTCCTTATCCTAAAACCAGCTATGTTCCACATCATAACATAATAGCAAAATTACCCATGAACTTTAAAGACTGTGTCACCACTTGAAGCTGCATAAGACATAGATGGCCAACTCAAACTAATGCGCAAGAGTAACAAATTTGCATCTATACACAACTTAGAAATAGATGTAACTCGCAATAAAAGAACAACTGAAAAGTTCAAATCCTAAGCACCAACCAGTAATCCTAATGTAAATTCACTGGAAAAAActatgtatttgtttttgtactAATCCACAGAGAAACATAAACAAGACACCAACAACATTCACTGTACCGCATCAAAACATACCTGGCTAGGGATCTGCCGGTCATAAAACGGAGAATCGCGAGAGACATTCATGTCATATCCAGGAGGCGTGTGAACGTAAACAGATAAATACTTCTCATTGCCTTTAAAAAACTTCTCCCATAA from Camelina sativa cultivar DH55 chromosome 3, Cs, whole genome shotgun sequence includes:
- the LOC104768553 gene encoding uncharacterized protein LOC104768553 isoform X1; its protein translation is MARGGKEEGEKHIGLLKLAQTLSFLLIFMAGIIIGLAASSHIDRYFNSLPRMFSSSTHLQTIPFSTTTDYSNCTVIHRDCPGNDENDDDGGGGGVKAEKPKVPDCWSTDGFVRPENLTHGMTDDELFWRASMVPVKEEYPYERVPKVAFLFLTRGPLPMLPLWEKFFKGNEKYLSVYVHTPPGYDMNVSRDSPFYDRQIPSQKVEWGSPLLTDAEKRLLANALLDFSNERFVLLSESCVPVYNFSTVYNYLINSAYSFVDSYDEPTRYGRGRYSRKMLPDIKLHHWRKGSQWFEVNRKIAIYIISDSKYYSLFKQFCRPACYPDEHYIPTFLNMFHGSMNANRSVTWVDWSIGGPHPATYAAANITEEFLQSIRKNETDCLYNDEPTSLCFLFARKFSPSALAPLMNLSSTVMGF